The DNA segment AACAAAAACACTGAAATGACATAAAAATGGTCCAGAAGCCACGTTCGAATCATGTACTGAGCTTATATGCAGTGATATGCTATATGCGGTGGAAAAAGATGATCTCTAAAAAGAAGATCACTCCCCCTTTGTACTGTCTATAAATGATATGCACCACATCTTCAACATTACACTGCAACTGCAACACCCACTCACATTTTGGTCAAACACTCAAAATTTCATCACCAAAAACAAAAACTCATCTTGAATGGCAGCTCTCACCATAAGCTTCATTGTAGGTGTAATTGGTAACATAATATCCATATTGGTTTTCCTGTCTCCAATGTAAGTAAAATACTTCAAATAGTGCTCAAAAGTTCAAAACTGTTCTTTGTTTTATTGGGTTTTTGTTTTGCAGTAATTAGTTATAtatattgattttgatttgatgTTGAATTAATGAACAGAACAACGTTTAGAGGTATAGTGAAGAAGAAAGCAACAGAGAATTTCAAAGGGATACCGTACATTTGCACGCTATTAAGTACATCATTATGGACTTACTATGGTCTTCTTAAACCTGATGGCATGCTTATTATCACTGTTAATGGTGCTGGTGCTGTTCTTCAAGTTATCTACGTTACTCTTTTCATCATCTACGCCCCGAAAGACTCTAAGGTAAGTAGTACATATTTAGATTGATTATTATCTTAATTTTTATTACCAGGCTGAAATTCTAAATATGTGTTTTGGTTTTAAATGTAGATTAAACATTTGAAATTAGCGGGGATTTTGAACGTTGGATTTTACGGGGCAGTATTACTGGTTACACTACTTGCTACACATGGAAGTCTACGGCTGACGGTTGTTGGATTCATTTGTGCGGGATTAACTTTAGGAATGTATGGTGCCCCATTAGGAGCCATGGTAAGTACCGGCAGAACACATCTCCCCGATACAGTTGTTGCAATTGCGCTCATCTGTTAGCTTAATCAAATGTATTTCTGATGCTCAGTTTTAGTTATGATTTTACTTTGAGAAAGGATGGTTAATTTACCGGTATATAACTATATACAGAAAAATGTGGTAGTGACGAAGAGCGTGGAGTACATGCCATTTATGTTGACGTTTTTCCTCTTTCTCAATGGCGGCATTTGGTCCGTTTATTCAGTACTCGTCAAGGACTTCTTCATTGGGGTAAGAAATTATCCATAGATCAATACACTGCTCGTCAACTTGAACGAACAATATCTCAATACTTAGTTGGGGCTTGGCAAAATATGAAGTGCACTAACTTTGATATAAAAAGTGCTTGTAGGTGCCAAATGTGATTGGTTTTGTGTTAGGATCAGTTCAGTTAATCATGTACATTATATACAACAACAAATCAAAGGAAAAGAAATTATCAATGGAGAAACTCGAAGAAGAAGGATCAGCTCATTTGGTACAAGGAACCGTCGAAATGGGCAAGTACAACGAAGACATGGTGATGAAGAAAGAAAGAAGCCTAAACAAAGGATGGAGTCTACCTAAACCAACTGTACTAAGACAACTTAGTTTGCAGAAGATCGTTAAATCACGTTCTCTGAATGTTGATTCCCTGCCCCTTAGTACCGAGGATGCTGAGGATGTCGAGAATCAAAATCAGAACATTGTTACCAACATCAAACATCTACCTATAGCTAGGTAGTTGCATGTACGAGGATCAATAAGATCAACATGAAGTAACTATATCCTGAGCATATATATTTAGAAGCAAAGCCTGTACTATGCAGCATACTATATGCTAATCTGCATCTATCAGTTATCACAATCACTTGAACTCACAGCACAAGCCTATATTGCGAGGCGCTCCGCCTAGCGCCTAGGTGATCACCAATACGGTTTATGCTCTTTCACTATAACTATACCAATCACGTTATAGTTCTCTTAAGATTGTTATTTGTTTCCATATTTTGATCATTGACTGTCGATGGTGATTGATTTTGCATTAATATTAATATTTCACTACTTCCATCATTCATTGTCCATGCCTCCAAGGGTTGATTGCCGTGATAATATACCTCACTATAAATGAAGTTTCCATATTTTAATATCCAAGGAAGATCCGTGGACAATATgataattttccaaaaatataaaatcagAATTAGCAAAAAAAATACTTAGGGAAATATTCCTTCCttaattttggaaaatattcccTTTATGAATTTGTAATCTTTCAATTAATACATTCCCTTTTAAAATCAGAATTAATGATAAATGGGAGCTGTTACCTTGGAATTAATAATAATCCCTTCGTTAATACGTAATCTTTaaattgaagaagaataaaattgttttaaaaagaaaaaaatcattaaaTTAATATTCCCTTCTTTAAATAGAAACACATTGAATGATATGTTCATTTTcggtatacatatatatatatagaatataAAGAGATATAAGACGCGCACATATtcaattatcaaaatcagcaaATGAGGAGCCATGGCAATATAATTTTCTCGTTGTTGTTCTTGTGTTCAGTTCTGGTTTCCAACGGTACATCATATCGGATAACAGTGCATGTGCAAAATCATCTCGAAGCACATGAGAATTTGGTAATGCACTGCAGGTCTAATGATGATGATCTAGGTGAACGTATCCTCCGTCAAGGTGAGGAATGGCATTGGGATTTTAAATTGTTCCCTCTTTTTACACATTTTTGGTGTGATTTTCGTTGGTTCGACAGTTGGAGTCATCACTGGTATAATGGTACTTTTGACGTTTACAATGCAAATGTATTAGTGAACAGATACAGACTATTGCGGTCACAAATGCTTGTGGTCCGCTCGTCAACTTGGATTTTATTTGTATCGTATCGAC comes from the Papaver somniferum cultivar HN1 unplaced genomic scaffold, ASM357369v1 unplaced-scaffold_81, whole genome shotgun sequence genome and includes:
- the LOC113345181 gene encoding bidirectional sugar transporter SWEET17-like, which gives rise to MAALTISFIVGVIGNIISILVFLSPITTFRGIVKKKATENFKGIPYICTLLSTSLWTYYGLLKPDGMLIITVNGAGAVLQVIYVTLFIIYAPKDSKIKHLKLAGILNVGFYGAVLLVTLLATHGSLRLTVVGFICAGLTLGMYGAPLGAMKNVVVTKSVEYMPFMLTFFLFLNGGIWSVYSVLVKDFFIGVPNVIGFVLGSVQLIMYIIYNNKSKEKKLSMEKLEEEGSAHLVQGTVEMGKYNEDMVMKKERSLNKGWSLPKPTVLRQLSLQKIVKSRSLNVDSLPLSTEDAEDVENQNQNIVTNIKHLPIAR